From the genome of Vicia villosa cultivar HV-30 ecotype Madison, WI linkage group LG2, Vvil1.0, whole genome shotgun sequence, one region includes:
- the LOC131650481 gene encoding uncharacterized protein LOC131650481, whose protein sequence is MEKWNKIALMKCLWNLCVKSDTLWVKWINFYYMKGRDVMECEAGTSWSWVIKHILKQKDLAIQHQSIWTKAEQRRSFSMRNMYIAMMQEEQGVVWKGLVQGNHARPRAVLMLWILCHGKIATKDRLCRFGIITDRIYSLCKAADETISHVFFECRITNQIWKDVMEWLQIKRQPRGWTEEINWMIENTRKKGWKAYLLKIACAESVYGIWHHRNETVFYRNNPNTITQDIIDRITYRGWMNQNYRKHVAGLMT, encoded by the coding sequence ATGGAAAAATGGAACAAGATAGCATTGATGAAATGCCTATGGAATTTATGTGTGAAAAGTGATACACTGTGGGTCAAGTGGATCAACTTTTACTATATGAAAGGGCGGGATGTTATGGAGTGTGAGGCTGGTACCAGTTGGTCATGGGTGATCAAACATATCCTGAAGCAAAAGGACCTTGCTATCCAACATCAATCTATCTGGACTAAAGCTGAACAAAGGAGGAGTTTCAGTATGAGAAATATGTATATTGCCATGATGCAAGAGGAACAGGGTGTTGTGTGGAAGGGCCTTGTCCAAGGGAATCATGCCAGACCTAGAGCTGTTTTGATGTTATGGATACTATGCCATGGCAAGATTGCAACAAAGGATCGGTTGTGTCGGTTTGGTATCATTACTGACAGAATTTACAGCCTGTGTAAAGCTGCAGATGAGACCATAAGTCATGTGTTTTTTGAGTGCAGGATTACCAATCAAATCTGGAAAGACGTGATGGAATGGCTGCAAATTAAAAGACAACCAAGGGGTTGGACTGAGGAAATAAACTGGATGATTGAAAATACGAGAAAGAAGGGCTGGAAAGCATACTTATTGAAGATAGCTTGTGCAGAAAGTGTTTATGGTATATGGCACCATAGGAACGAGACTGTTTTTTATAGAAACAATCCGAATACTATTACACAGGATATAATAGATAGAATTACTTATAGGGGATGGATGAATCAGAATTATAGGAAACATGTAGCGGGTTTGATGACCTAG